The following coding sequences are from one Devosia yakushimensis window:
- a CDS encoding carbohydrate ABC transporter permease, whose amino-acid sequence MKGNRIAIAPYVLIAPAQLLVIALIFVPALYVLFLSFHTSSFGQAPIFVGLQNYVAILSDGYFWRALTNTVIIILIVVHLEIVIGLGMALLLASWTRWRPALLAIILAPYAVTEASAVVIWRFLFEPQMGAVGQALTALGLPTLEWAVEPMHGLIMVALLSVWLHLPFTFIILYAARLAIPTDLYEAGAIDGATPWQQFRRLTLPLLLPAMLIAMLFRYIFAFRLFSEVWLLTGGGPARTTEVSAVYLYLEAFRYHSFGTASATGWLLVLASFGLAYVYLRSIYKEMFRGQA is encoded by the coding sequence GTGAAAGGCAATCGCATCGCCATTGCGCCCTATGTTCTGATCGCACCAGCACAGCTGTTGGTGATCGCGCTTATCTTCGTTCCGGCGCTCTATGTGCTGTTTCTGTCGTTTCACACATCGTCATTCGGCCAGGCGCCGATCTTTGTCGGGCTGCAAAATTACGTCGCCATTCTCAGCGACGGCTATTTCTGGCGGGCGCTGACCAATACGGTCATCATCATCTTGATCGTGGTTCACCTAGAAATCGTGATCGGGCTCGGCATGGCTCTGCTGCTGGCAAGCTGGACCCGCTGGCGGCCGGCGCTTCTGGCGATTATCCTGGCGCCCTACGCCGTCACCGAAGCATCGGCCGTGGTGATCTGGCGTTTCCTGTTCGAGCCGCAGATGGGTGCCGTAGGCCAGGCTCTTACAGCGCTGGGCCTGCCGACGCTGGAATGGGCGGTCGAGCCCATGCATGGGCTCATCATGGTTGCCCTGCTTTCGGTGTGGCTGCATCTGCCATTCACCTTCATCATTCTCTACGCGGCCCGGCTAGCCATTCCCACCGACCTTTACGAGGCCGGCGCTATCGATGGCGCGACACCCTGGCAACAGTTCCGGCGGCTCACCCTGCCCCTGCTTTTGCCGGCAATGCTGATCGCCATGCTGTTCCGCTACATCTTTGCCTTCCGCCTGTTCTCCGAGGTCTGGCTGCTGACAGGCGGCGGCCCGGCGCGAACGACCGAAGTGTCGGCGGTTTACCTCTATCTCGAAGCGTTCCGCTATCACTCGTTCGGAACGGCATCGGCCACCGGCTGGCTGCTCGTGCTGGCATCTTTCGGCCTGGCCTATGTCTACCTGCGCAGCATCTACAAGGAGATGTTCCGTGGCCAAGCGTAA
- a CDS encoding carbohydrate ABC transporter permease, which translates to MAKRKSLRISSLFKALAMLAVCVWSGLPIALIFISSLKLPRDIFASPPSLFFTPTFDNYARLWAEAGNIFQGLFNSLIVTIGTMSLAVLVSLLAAYAYSRYRSRWLSVSAFFLIAIRLIPPIVITIPLFPAVNALGLNDTHFILIILYTAFFVSLGTFVMRTFIDQIPRELDEAAIIDGASRLQVISKVILPLSAQGIVAVAVFIIVYAWNEFLFAFIFTSSFAKTAPLALAELNDSFDGVQWGVVFAAASVQLVPILLFIIMTQKYLVAGLTAGATKG; encoded by the coding sequence GTGGCCAAGCGTAAGTCACTTCGCATATCCAGCCTCTTCAAGGCCTTGGCCATGCTGGCCGTCTGCGTCTGGTCTGGTCTGCCCATCGCGCTGATTTTCATCTCGTCGCTCAAGCTGCCGCGGGACATCTTCGCCTCGCCGCCATCGCTGTTCTTCACCCCCACCTTCGACAACTACGCCCGCCTCTGGGCGGAAGCTGGCAATATCTTTCAGGGCCTGTTCAACAGCCTGATCGTGACCATCGGCACGATGTCGCTAGCCGTGCTGGTGAGCCTTCTGGCGGCCTATGCCTATTCCAGGTATCGCAGCCGGTGGCTTTCGGTCAGCGCCTTCTTCCTGATCGCGATCAGGTTGATTCCGCCCATCGTCATCACCATTCCGCTGTTCCCGGCGGTGAATGCATTGGGCCTCAACGACACCCATTTCATCCTGATCATTCTCTACACAGCGTTTTTCGTGTCGCTGGGCACCTTCGTCATGCGCACCTTCATCGACCAGATCCCGCGCGAGCTTGACGAGGCGGCGATCATCGATGGCGCCTCGCGCCTGCAGGTGATCAGCAAGGTGATCCTGCCGCTTTCCGCCCAGGGCATTGTCGCCGTTGCCGTCTTTATCATCGTCTACGCGTGGAACGAGTTTCTGTTCGCCTTCATCTTCACCAGCTCCTTTGCCAAGACGGCGCCGCTGGCACTGGCCGAACTCAACGACTCTTTCGATGGCGTGCAGTGGGGCGTGGTCTTTGCCGCGGCCTCGGTTCAGCTCGTGCCGATCCTGCTCTTCATCATCATGACCCAGAAATATCTCGTCGCCGGCCTGACCGCTGGCGCTACCAAAGGATGA
- a CDS encoding DUF6772 family protein yields the protein MERIDPSAFRRAMLDADPKLSRFDPMSRILSFDDFDRGFCGWGQLVGNYEHTLDAMLPGYAQHSQPMLSSIPHWDAGSHGGIDGTYALKIATRPSKGAQNCAIKRMTFRKAGPIRVEAYVAAKPEANELLLSATDVRSFGIFLDLQSMASTGPAAERVMPHLRYLNASDGKLHQTWQTKRNETAFVAIGDTGDTVSHYHLSPEGWEDLPGGEDSLCYNELPTKLNWTYLRLDFDLESMTPLHFQCNEKVFAPDAIGSIRMPAMKNLWGMLNFGFLVETDSDKRAFLYVDSVCISAEF from the coding sequence ATGGAACGAATTGATCCATCAGCGTTTCGACGCGCCATGCTCGATGCTGATCCGAAGCTCAGCCGCTTCGACCCCATGTCCCGTATCCTGTCCTTCGACGATTTCGATCGCGGCTTCTGTGGCTGGGGGCAATTGGTCGGAAATTACGAGCACACGCTCGACGCCATGCTTCCCGGCTATGCCCAGCATAGCCAGCCGATGCTGTCCAGCATCCCGCATTGGGATGCTGGCAGTCATGGCGGGATAGATGGGACCTACGCCCTCAAGATCGCGACACGTCCCAGCAAGGGTGCCCAAAATTGCGCCATCAAGCGCATGACGTTCCGCAAGGCAGGACCGATCCGCGTCGAAGCCTATGTCGCGGCCAAACCGGAAGCCAACGAACTGCTGTTGTCCGCAACGGATGTGCGCTCATTCGGCATATTTCTGGATTTGCAGAGCATGGCCTCGACTGGACCGGCCGCGGAGCGGGTGATGCCGCATCTGCGCTATCTCAATGCCAGCGACGGCAAACTGCACCAGACCTGGCAGACCAAGCGCAACGAGACCGCTTTCGTCGCGATTGGCGATACCGGCGACACGGTAAGCCATTATCACCTGTCGCCTGAAGGGTGGGAGGACCTGCCCGGTGGCGAGGATAGCCTGTGCTACAACGAGCTCCCCACCAAGTTGAACTGGACCTATCTGCGGCTCGATTTCGATCTCGAAAGCATGACGCCGCTCCATTTCCAATGCAATGAGAAGGTCTTCGCTCCAGATGCCATCGGAAGCATTCGCATGCCCGCGATGAAGAACCTTTGGGGCATGCTGAATTTCGGCTTCCTGGTCGAGACCGACAGCGACAAGCGCGCCTTTCTCTATGTCGATTCCGTTTGTATTTCTGCCGAGTTTTAA
- a CDS encoding ABC transporter substrate-binding protein, whose amino-acid sequence MRLLKPTLAAGLLAATLFTSASVFAQSTFDLSPEQANRVRAEKNDAAAALVSPDFKFVKDGTFTVALTVGDPPLSTYADDSKTPVGAEEDTAQIIADALGLELELVPVAWPDWPLGLESGRFDAVISNVTVTEERKEKFDFSTYRLDVLGFYVTTENPITEISEPADLAGLKVIVGAGTNQEKILLDWDAQNVAAGLAPIEFQYYDDTAASQLALQSGRADVEFNPNAQLAYRAAINGNTKLVGIVNGGWPLTAEIAVTTRKDSGLAEAVTAAINGLIADGKYLDTLTRWGLEAEALTESRTNPPGLPKS is encoded by the coding sequence ATGCGACTGCTCAAACCCACCCTTGCCGCCGGGCTTCTGGCCGCGACCCTGTTCACATCCGCCTCCGTTTTTGCCCAGAGCACTTTCGACCTTTCCCCCGAGCAGGCCAACCGGGTCCGCGCCGAAAAGAATGATGCGGCGGCCGCCCTGGTTTCTCCGGATTTCAAGTTCGTCAAGGACGGCACCTTTACCGTTGCCCTGACGGTTGGCGATCCTCCGCTCAGCACCTATGCCGACGATTCCAAGACCCCGGTCGGCGCCGAAGAGGACACGGCGCAGATTATTGCCGACGCCCTGGGGCTCGAGCTCGAACTGGTACCCGTCGCCTGGCCCGATTGGCCGTTAGGGCTGGAATCCGGACGGTTCGATGCCGTTATCAGCAATGTGACCGTGACCGAGGAACGCAAGGAAAAGTTCGATTTTTCGACCTATCGCCTCGACGTTCTCGGCTTCTACGTGACGACCGAAAACCCGATCACAGAGATCAGCGAGCCCGCTGACCTTGCCGGGCTCAAGGTTATCGTTGGCGCTGGTACGAACCAGGAAAAGATCCTGCTCGATTGGGATGCACAAAACGTCGCTGCCGGGCTCGCGCCGATCGAGTTCCAATATTACGATGACACGGCCGCCAGCCAGCTGGCGCTGCAATCGGGCCGCGCCGATGTGGAATTCAACCCCAATGCCCAGCTCGCCTATCGCGCCGCCATCAATGGCAATACAAAGCTGGTCGGTATCGTCAATGGCGGCTGGCCGCTGACGGCGGAAATCGCCGTGACAACGCGCAAGGATAGCGGCCTGGCCGAGGCTGTCACCGCGGCGATCAACGGATTGATTGCCGATGGCAAATATCTCGACACGCTCACGCGTTGGGGCCTCGAGGCCGAAGCGCTGACGGAATCGCGCACCAATCCTCCGGGCCTGCCCAAGAGCTGA